The Treponema phagedenis DNA segment AAATTGGAACTATATGAATAAAAAGGGGCGCTGGCGTTTAGCTCAAGCTTATGGTATATTTATAAGCGATTTAATTTTCATTAGCAAAAACCTCTCCGCAAATAGTAAGCAAAAAAAATCGCAGAGGATGACATAAAAAAATGCACAAAAAAATAGAACCTAAAATAATTGAGCAGGCAGTATATTTTAATCCGTACCCCGGGATAAGCATTCATCATTATTATACTGAGTCTAATAAAATTTATCGATACGATGCGGGGAACCCCGATGAGCATGAGTGGACAATTAGAATTGACCATTGCAGGATTGGCAGAATGGAAGCAGAATTTGAAGGAGACAAGTTTGCGTATATTGATTCAGGAGATTTAGTTATCAATTCAAATGATTGCAAAATGGTATCGTCAAGATTTCCCTGCGGAGCTTACGAAGGATTTAGCATTATTATAAATGAAAAGCTGCTGCCGAAAAATGTAAAACTATTTTTAAAAGAATTACACTTAGGTTTGGGAAGCATCAATAATAAGTTCGGCTTGCGAATGTGGTATACAATAGAAACGGAAAACATAATTAAAGATGTTGTTGATTTAATTTATAAATTGATTAAAGTAAAAGATGAAAAATATTTATTTTTAAAATGTATAGAGCTCTTGTATGTGCTTAATGATTTAAATCCGGATATTCAAGAAAAATTTTATAGCTACAACCAACCTGAAATAAAAAGAATTAAAAAAGTAATAGAATCCATAAAAGATTCTGAATTAAGTTATATAGAAATTTCAACATTAATACAACAATCAAATATAAACCAATCAGATTTTTATCGACTCTTTAAAAAAATTTGCGGCTTATCTCCAAGAGCGTATCTTAACGGGCTTTTGCTTAGCCGTGCCGCCCTACAATTAGCTACTAGCGATAAAATGATTTGGGAAATTGCAGTTGAAGCGGGTTATTCCAATTTCAGTAAATTCTCAGCATCATTTAAAAAAACTTATGGAATAAGCCCCCGTCAATATCGGAAAAACAATATAAGTACGGAGCATTTATAATAAAAACGGAGCAGAAACCAAATAGGAAAATTAGTATAATTATTGTTAGTTCTAGCTAACAATAATTATACTAATTTAAATACGGAGGATAAAATGAAAAGAAAATATATTGTAGGTTTTGTATTGGTTTTGTCGGTTTTTATTATTTCGTACGGAGTACAAAAATCCGGAAATAGTGAAATAAAAAAAGACGGTGTTCTTAATATCGGAGCAATCGGAGCGTTTAAGAATTCAAAAGAGGGCGGAACCTTAGTATTCGATACACTTACTCGAATCGATCATAATTATCACGCCTTACCGAGTTTAATCCGCTCATGGACACCGAATAAAAATTATACGGAATATAACTTAGAAATAAGGGATGATGTAAGTTTCCATGACGGCACTAAGCTTAATTCTGAAATTGTAAAATGGAATATTGAAAAAGGCGGAGTGATTTATTATGCAAGCTATAGTTTTGTTTTAGAAAGCATTGATATTATAGATGAAACGCATCTTAAGGTAAAATTTTCGGAACCGAATTTAAGCTTTCAAAGCGACTTAGCACTGATTCCTTGCATTCCGATTAACGGTTATACTCAGGAAGGAAAATTTGCAACCCATGTAGGAACAGGAGCATATCGATTTGAAGGTACGGATTCAGGAGGGGTTACTACACTAATACGAAATGAAAAATATTGGGATGCCGATTTTAAAACGGATGTAAATAAAATTTTATGGCACGTAATTCCCGACGAACAAACAAGAAAGCTGGCATTGGAAAGCGGTAAGGTTGATGTTATTGGTCTTAGTGAGCACTACATCTCCATGCCGTATTCCGTTATCAATGAGCTGAAAAAAAATAATCGATTTGAAATTATAAGAGAAAACGAAGATTCTTATACCAGTGTCGGCTCGCTGGTGCCTAACTGGAAAAACGGAGTTTGTGCGGATAAAAACATAAGGCTTGCTCTTACAAGCATGTTCGATCGAAAAACTTTGGTAAAAAATATTTTCTTCGGAATTCCGAAAGCTTGCGGGCATGTGTACAATCCTAAATTTGATGACGGACCGAAAAATCAAAAGGCATTTGAGTATTCGGAAGAAAATACGAAACGCTACTTAGAAAATGCCGGATACATTATCGGAAATGCAAATAAGCCAACCGTTAATGCGAAGGGCGAGCCCTTAAAACTAAAAATTATTTGCGGCGATGAAGAATATGAAAAGGACTTACTTCTTTATATTGCTGATGTAATGAAAAAGTGGGGTATTGAAACTATTGCAACTTCGTTGGATGTAGCACAAAGAATGAAAACGCTTGCCGCAGGCGACTATGACATACATATACGGCATCCGTGGTTTGTACCGCTTATTGGGAGCATAGGATATATGGGATTTTCTCGGGATCACAGCGAATACGGAATTGGACTTTGCATAAATGATGAGATGTTCGAAGCAAGCAGCGGATATCTTAAAGCAACAACTGAGGAAGAGGCAAAAAACTATGCGGCAAAGATTTGGGAAATTCAATATAACAACGCAGTAACCATCCCACTGTTTGCTGACTTGCGATACATTATTCACAATAAAAAATTTAAAAACTTTCATTTTGATGGTAGTGTATTCAAAATTGATTTAAACGGAGTTGTATATCGATAATGAAATTATTGCGACGACGGTGGTTTAGAAATATTCTTTTCTTTTTTCCGATACTTATAATTATCACTCTTATTGCATTTGCAATAGTTTATTTTTCTCCTGGTGATGCAGGGAATTTACTGTTGATGAAGCATTTGAGTAAAAACATTGTATCAAAAAGCGATGCCGCCGACTATGCAAGACGACTTGGATTTGATGGAAGTTTTTTTGAACTCTACGGCAAATGGATGAAAAATATTTTGCGGGGCGACTTCGGGCGGTCTGCTTTAAACGGCGAAACGGTAATAAAAGTTTTTTGGAGTAAATATAAGATTACCTTTTTGATGGCTTTAATCAGCATTGCAGTGGAGATAATTATTTCTTTTTCAATGGGCTTGTATGCAGGAATAAAAAAAGGTCTGCGGCAGATCGCTTTATTAACTTTTGGGCTGTTGTCAGCTGTGCAATTCCGCCTTTTTGGATTGGCTTGATTGCACTTTGGTTTTTAACAATTAAGCTCCAATGGAAACATGCAATAGGCTATTCCGGTATTACAAGCCTTATTATCCCCGCACTGATTATGGGTGTAATAAGCATGGGCTTTATGTCAAAAATTGTAAGAGCTAAAACTCGGGATGTGATGAACAAGGGCTTTGTTGAATTTTCGTATTCGCAGGGTTTGAGTAATTTTGATATTTTAATATACCATGTGCTTCCTCATGTGCTGCCTGCCGCAATTTCTATTGCAATTTTAGATTTATCTTCGTTTTTAGGCGGCGCTGTTTTAATGGAAAAAGTTTTTAACATTCCGGGATTCGGAGATACTTTAATAGAAGCAATTAAATTTAAAGATTACTTTTTAATCAGCGGTTCGTTGTTTTTTATTGGGATAATGATTTGTGCTCTTAATCTTATTGCCGATACAATCTACCCAAAACTCGATATGAGAAATGAAAACGAAATCGGAAGCTTGAATAAAAGGGAGCTGCTCTATGCAGAAAATTATTAAAAAAGAAAAAACGTTCAGACTGCTCAGCTTATTTATTATTCTCTTTGTTTTAATTGTCTCCTATTTGAGACCTGCCCATGTATTAAATTTTAATGAAAGATTGATTCCACCAAGCTTTTCGCATATTTTCGGAACAGATCACATGGGTAGAAATGTGTTTTTTTTGAGCATCGAAGGTTTTAGAAACACATTTTTAATTGCTCTTCTTTCACAAGTTATTCCGTTTTTTTTCGGGGGGCTTATCGGAGCTGCTATAGGTTTTTATAAAACAATTTTCGATGAGTTTTTGCTGCATCTAATGAATATTATGCTTACTCTGCCAATGATTTTATCTGCAATTTTTCTTAGCGCAGTTATCGGCAATGGGCTTATCACTGTTTTAATAGTTATTTCTATTTTTGGATTTGTCTATAATATTAAGTTAGTCAGAGCGGAAATATCAGTGGTTAAAAATGAAGACTTTATACTTGCGCTTCGTGTAAACGGCGTATCGGACTTATCAATTTTTATTCATAACATTCTGCCGCGCGCATATTATCTTTTACTTCCAATACTGCCTTTAATTATTGCACATAGCATGATCGCTGTTTCATCGTTTTCATTTTTGGGAATGAGTTTTGATCTTAGCACACCGGAGTTGGGAACAATTTTAAAAGATTCATTACGATTTTCCGGCAGCGCTCCGTGGCTTATTATCTTTCCGGGACTTTTTCAATTTATATGCGTGATGATTTTTACAAAGTACTCGGACTTGTTGGAAGAAAGATTAAAACAGGGAGGCGGCGTATTAAAATGAAAGAGCTTTTAAAAATTGAAAACCTCAGTATTTCTCTAAATGAAAAAAAGATAATAGATAGCGTCTCGTTGAGTGTTCAAAAAGAAGAGGTTTACTTTTTAGTCGGAGAGACAGGCTGCGGCAAAACAATTCTTGCTAAATCAATTTTAGGACTTACTCCTAAAACGATGAAAGTAAACGGTGCAATTAAATATCTTTCCGCAGAAGGCGAATACATAAACTTGCGCGAAAACTTTTCGTGTTTAAAAGATTTAAGAGGAAAAGAAATTTTATGGGTACCGCAAAACACTAACAGCGCATTAAACCCCTTACTCAATATGGAAAAGCAATTTTTATTACCGATGAAAAAAAGATTGGGGCTTAAAAAACAAAATGCACGAAAAAAAATCTTAGAGCTTTTTAAAATGCTTTCACTAAATCCCGCCGAAGAAATTTTACGCTGCTATCCTTATGAATTATCAGGCGGAATGAAGGTTCGCGCGATGATAGCAATCGGGCTTGCCTTAAATGCAAAGCTGCTATTATTAGATGAGCCTACAAAGGGTTTGGATGCAAGCTCTTGTCTTGAATTAATGAATTTACTTTTTAAACTTGTCAAAGAATATAAAATGAGTATTTTGTTTATCACGCATGATTTAAGAATTGTGGAACAATATTCGGAAAACATTGCAGTTATGCATCAGGGAAAAATTGTTGATAGGGGTAAATATCAGCATGTCGTTAGGGAAAACCCGAAAGCCTATGTGAGGGCTTTTTGGAAAGCCCTCCCTGAAAACGGAATGGAGGTGCTGTGTGATGCCTAAAGTTATTGCAGAGTTTCAAGATGTAAGTATTTCATACGGAAAGAAAAACACCACAGAAATATTAAATAATGTGCATTTAAAAATTTACGAAGGTGATGTCCTCGGTATTACAGGCGAATCCGGTTCAGGTAAGTCAACCCTTGGGTTTGCGCTTACAGGATTAAAATCAATAAGCAGGGGAAAAATTATTTCCCCTTTAAAAACAGTTGGCATGGTTTTGCAAAATCCGGAAACCGCATTCGATCCGTTAAAAACAGTCGGCTGGACTCTTATGCAAACTAAAAGAGCATATCTTAAACGGAATTCTTTGACGGTTGATAAAAATATAATTAAAACCGAATTAAAATCTTTTTTTAAAGACTTTGCAATTACCCCGTCAAGACTTAATGATAAACCGCAAACTTTTAGCGGCGGAGAGTTACAACGAATATCAATTATGTGCGCCCTGCTTTCAGGTTCAAAGCTAATAGTTTTAGATGAAGTAACTTCAATGTTGGATGTTATTACGCAGGCAAAAATTATGCATCTTTTATTGGCACTTAAAAAAGCATATAGATTAACCTATGTATTTATCAGTCATGATATTGAATTAGTAAAAAGGGTTTGCAATAGACAGTACCAAGTTGTTGATAAAACACTTGTGCCTGTTAATTAATTTGCATGTTTTAATTATTTTTTAACTAGTTTTTAACTAGTATAACGTTTTCTAATTAAGTTCATATTTGAGAGCGTCGGTTATAACCGCTTCAGAAACATCGAGATCATCAAGATTGTATTTCCAATGGAATACGACCGGCTCTTCATTAATCTCGTCAAAGTATTTATACAGTCGATTAACTAACTCTGTTTTTGATTTTACTCTCATGCCCCGCAACAGTTGTCTTGTTAGTTTGCTGAAAAATCCTTCAATCATATTTAACCACGAACCATGCTTTGGCGTAAACACAAACTCAAATCTACCCGGTACCGTTGAAAGATATCGAATGGTTTCTTTGGAGGTATGTAC contains these protein-coding regions:
- a CDS encoding helix-turn-helix domain-containing protein, which produces MHKKIEPKIIEQAVYFNPYPGISIHHYYTESNKIYRYDAGNPDEHEWTIRIDHCRIGRMEAEFEGDKFAYIDSGDLVINSNDCKMVSSRFPCGAYEGFSIIINEKLLPKNVKLFLKELHLGLGSINNKFGLRMWYTIETENIIKDVVDLIYKLIKVKDEKYLFLKCIELLYVLNDLNPDIQEKFYSYNQPEIKRIKKVIESIKDSELSYIEISTLIQQSNINQSDFYRLFKKICGLSPRAYLNGLLLSRAALQLATSDKMIWEIAVEAGYSNFSKFSASFKKTYGISPRQYRKNNISTEHL
- a CDS encoding ABC transporter substrate-binding protein; this translates as MKRKYIVGFVLVLSVFIISYGVQKSGNSEIKKDGVLNIGAIGAFKNSKEGGTLVFDTLTRIDHNYHALPSLIRSWTPNKNYTEYNLEIRDDVSFHDGTKLNSEIVKWNIEKGGVIYYASYSFVLESIDIIDETHLKVKFSEPNLSFQSDLALIPCIPINGYTQEGKFATHVGTGAYRFEGTDSGGVTTLIRNEKYWDADFKTDVNKILWHVIPDEQTRKLALESGKVDVIGLSEHYISMPYSVINELKKNNRFEIIRENEDSYTSVGSLVPNWKNGVCADKNIRLALTSMFDRKTLVKNIFFGIPKACGHVYNPKFDDGPKNQKAFEYSEENTKRYLENAGYIIGNANKPTVNAKGEPLKLKIICGDEEYEKDLLLYIADVMKKWGIETIATSLDVAQRMKTLAAGDYDIHIRHPWFVPLIGSIGYMGFSRDHSEYGIGLCINDEMFEASSGYLKATTEEEAKNYAAKIWEIQYNNAVTIPLFADLRYIIHNKKFKNFHFDGSVFKIDLNGVVYR
- a CDS encoding ABC transporter permease, yielding MNFWAVVSCAIPPFWIGLIALWFLTIKLQWKHAIGYSGITSLIIPALIMGVISMGFMSKIVRAKTRDVMNKGFVEFSYSQGLSNFDILIYHVLPHVLPAAISIAILDLSSFLGGAVLMEKVFNIPGFGDTLIEAIKFKDYFLISGSLFFIGIMICALNLIADTIYPKLDMRNENEIGSLNKRELLYAENY
- a CDS encoding ABC transporter permease: MQKIIKKEKTFRLLSLFIILFVLIVSYLRPAHVLNFNERLIPPSFSHIFGTDHMGRNVFFLSIEGFRNTFLIALLSQVIPFFFGGLIGAAIGFYKTIFDEFLLHLMNIMLTLPMILSAIFLSAVIGNGLITVLIVISIFGFVYNIKLVRAEISVVKNEDFILALRVNGVSDLSIFIHNILPRAYYLLLPILPLIIAHSMIAVSSFSFLGMSFDLSTPELGTILKDSLRFSGSAPWLIIFPGLFQFICVMIFTKYSDLLEERLKQGGGVLK
- a CDS encoding ATP-binding cassette domain-containing protein, producing MKELLKIENLSISLNEKKIIDSVSLSVQKEEVYFLVGETGCGKTILAKSILGLTPKTMKVNGAIKYLSAEGEYINLRENFSCLKDLRGKEILWVPQNTNSALNPLLNMEKQFLLPMKKRLGLKKQNARKKILELFKMLSLNPAEEILRCYPYELSGGMKVRAMIAIGLALNAKLLLLDEPTKGLDASSCLELMNLLFKLVKEYKMSILFITHDLRIVEQYSENIAVMHQGKIVDRGKYQHVVRENPKAYVRAFWKALPENGMEVLCDA
- a CDS encoding ATP-binding cassette domain-containing protein, which produces MPKVIAEFQDVSISYGKKNTTEILNNVHLKIYEGDVLGITGESGSGKSTLGFALTGLKSISRGKIISPLKTVGMVLQNPETAFDPLKTVGWTLMQTKRAYLKRNSLTVDKNIIKTELKSFFKDFAITPSRLNDKPQTFSGGELQRISIMCALLSGSKLIVLDEVTSMLDVITQAKIMHLLLALKKAYRLTYVFISHDIELVKRVCNRQYQVVDKTLVPVN